A single window of Fischerella sp. PCC 9605 DNA harbors:
- a CDS encoding PIN domain-containing protein → MTAVPSFIDTNVWLYRLFDDKKIEEIERERKRNIAISITSYEGIIISTQVVNEVCANLLKKAAFKEEQIKAVIQSLYRRCTVVEFNLSIFESASDIRSQYNFSFWDGLIVACALGAGASILYSEDMQDRLVVAGQLEIVNPFK, encoded by the coding sequence ATGACTGCTGTTCCATCTTTTATTGATACTAATGTTTGGCTCTATCGTTTATTTGATGACAAAAAGATAGAAGAAATAGAAAGAGAAAGAAAGCGTAATATAGCTATTTCAATTACGTCATATGAAGGAATAATTATCAGTACACAGGTTGTAAATGAGGTTTGTGCTAATTTACTGAAAAAAGCAGCCTTTAAAGAAGAGCAAATCAAAGCTGTAATTCAGTCGCTTTATCGTCGCTGCACTGTGGTAGAGTTCAATCTGAGTATTTTTGAATCTGCATCCGATATCCGCAGTCAATATAATTTTTCTTTTTGGGATGGTTTAATTGTTGCTTGCGCGCTGGGAGCAGGTGCAAGTATTCTCTATTCTGAAGATATGCAGGATCGGTTAGTAGTAGCTGGTCAATTAGAAATTGTGAATCCGTTTAAATGA
- a CDS encoding helix-turn-helix domain-containing protein, which translates to MKTKPFNELRKKMTPEQQAESEMQANLALLKLTLSELRESLGHTQSDVAKNMGVVQSALSKIEHQDDIQISTLSRYIKSLGGSLTIIARFPDQEVVISQFD; encoded by the coding sequence ATGAAGACGAAGCCATTTAATGAACTTCGGAAAAAAATGACTCCTGAACAACAAGCAGAAAGTGAGATGCAAGCAAACCTTGCATTGCTCAAATTGACACTTTCTGAACTTCGAGAGTCCCTTGGACATACACAAAGCGATGTGGCAAAGAATATGGGAGTTGTACAATCGGCACTTTCAAAAATTGAACATCAGGATGATATTCAAATATCCACGCTCTCTCGATACATTAAATCTCTTGGCGGAAGTCTGACAATCATAGCGCGTTTTCCCGATCAAGAGGTTGTGATTTCTCAGTTCGATTGA
- a CDS encoding Uma2 family endonuclease, with product MTYISPKTLTKEDFLSQYRDNPRYELADGELIDMEPTGPHETVSGKLATQIGIYLVTEKLPWFIPRTCLIYPFADTATVRRPDVVVLDETLLDREPLWEREPVITLGRSIKLVVEVVSSNWETDYARKVEEYALLGIPEYWIVDYRGLGGVAFIGKPKQPTFTVCQLVEDTYIQQQYRLNQSINSPLLPRLQLRLDDILPR from the coding sequence ATGACATATATCTCCCCCAAAACCCTCACCAAAGAAGATTTTCTCTCCCAATACCGAGACAATCCCCGCTATGAACTGGCAGATGGAGAACTAATTGACATGGAACCCACTGGCCCTCACGAAACGGTGAGTGGCAAACTTGCGACCCAAATTGGTATCTATCTTGTTACAGAAAAACTCCCCTGGTTTATTCCTCGCACTTGTTTAATTTACCCCTTCGCAGATACAGCCACAGTTCGTCGTCCTGACGTTGTAGTTCTCGATGAAACCCTTCTCGACCGTGAACCCCTTTGGGAGCGAGAACCGGTAATTACGTTGGGACGCTCGATAAAATTGGTGGTTGAAGTTGTTAGTAGCAATTGGGAAACTGACTATGCTCGGAAGGTTGAAGAATATGCGCTTTTAGGCATTCCTGAATATTGGATTGTGGATTATCGAGGATTGGGCGGTGTAGCATTTATTGGTAAACCCAAACAACCAACCTTTACCGTCTGTCAACTCGTTGAAGACACCTATATTCAACAACAATATCGATTAAATCAATCAATCAACTCACCGCTTTTGCCCCGTCTTCAACTTCGCTTAGATGATATTCTGCCTCGCTGA
- a CDS encoding mercuric reductase: protein MSNSEFQKVIVSPIDEYNQTLVSYVHPPDWVNPKPAHCYDLVVIGAGTAGLVVAAGAAGLGLGLKVALIEKHLMGGDCLNVGCVPSKCVIRSSRVVGEMWNAKDFGVHVPQNIEVDFPAVMARMRRLRAGISHHDSAKRFQKLGVDVFLGSANFASNNIVVVGDKTLRFKKAVIATGARAARLSIPGIEEAGYLTNETVFSLTQRPQRLAVIGGGPIGCELAQAFRRLGCEVVLFHRGSHILNKEDADAAEIIQNVFIKEGIRLILGCQMQRVENNIKGKTLYFSCNGQEDSVTVDEILAGAGRVPNVEGLNLEAVGVEYDQQQGVRVNDYLQTSNPKIYAAGDICMNWKFTHAADAAARIVIKNTLFSPFGLGRYKLSSLIMPWVTYTDPEIAHVGMYDREAQQKGIDFNTIKIPFSSVDRAIADGEEEGFVKILHKKGSDEILGTTIVASHAGEMISEVTTAIVNKIGLSKLSSVIHPYPTQAEGIKKAADAYRRTLLTPNTKRFLGLLTKLS, encoded by the coding sequence ATGTCCAATTCTGAATTCCAAAAAGTTATAGTTAGCCCAATTGATGAGTATAACCAGACATTGGTTTCTTACGTGCACCCACCAGACTGGGTTAACCCTAAACCTGCCCATTGTTACGACTTAGTTGTGATTGGTGCAGGTACAGCAGGATTGGTAGTGGCGGCGGGTGCAGCGGGTCTGGGTTTGGGTTTGAAGGTGGCATTAATTGAAAAGCATCTGATGGGTGGAGATTGCTTGAATGTTGGTTGTGTGCCATCAAAGTGCGTGATCCGGTCTTCGCGCGTAGTGGGTGAAATGTGGAATGCCAAAGACTTCGGAGTTCACGTTCCCCAAAATATTGAAGTAGATTTTCCCGCAGTTATGGCAAGGATGCGACGGCTTCGGGCTGGTATTAGCCATCACGACTCAGCCAAACGCTTTCAAAAGTTGGGAGTCGATGTTTTTTTGGGTAGCGCTAATTTTGCAAGTAACAATATTGTAGTAGTTGGTGACAAGACCCTACGCTTTAAAAAAGCTGTAATTGCCACTGGTGCAAGGGCTGCACGCCTCTCCATACCAGGAATTGAAGAAGCTGGTTATCTGACTAACGAGACAGTTTTTTCCCTCACGCAACGACCACAACGTTTGGCGGTGATTGGTGGTGGCCCGATCGGTTGCGAATTAGCACAAGCATTCCGACGTTTGGGTTGTGAGGTAGTACTTTTCCATCGCGGTTCTCACATCCTCAATAAAGAGGATGCTGATGCTGCCGAAATTATTCAAAATGTTTTTATTAAAGAAGGAATTCGTTTAATATTGGGCTGTCAAATGCAGCGGGTGGAAAACAATATCAAAGGCAAGACGCTTTACTTTAGCTGCAATGGTCAAGAAGATTCAGTCACAGTAGATGAAATTTTAGCTGGTGCGGGACGGGTTCCAAATGTCGAAGGCTTGAATTTAGAAGCTGTGGGAGTAGAGTACGACCAGCAGCAAGGTGTCAGGGTAAATGATTACTTGCAAACCAGCAATCCCAAGATTTATGCAGCAGGTGATATCTGCATGAACTGGAAGTTTACCCATGCTGCTGATGCAGCGGCGCGGATTGTCATTAAGAATACGCTGTTTTCTCCCTTTGGTTTGGGGCGTTATAAACTTAGTAGTTTGATCATGCCTTGGGTAACGTATACTGACCCAGAAATTGCTCATGTGGGAATGTACGATCGCGAAGCCCAGCAAAAAGGCATTGATTTTAATACGATCAAGATACCTTTTAGTAGTGTAGATAGAGCGATCGCCGATGGTGAAGAGGAAGGCTTTGTCAAAATCCTCCACAAAAAAGGATCTGATGAAATTCTCGGTACAACTATCGTTGCTAGTCATGCAGGTGAAATGATTTCAGAAGTCACCACAGCAATAGTTAATAAAATTGGTTTGAGCAAGCTGAGTAGCGTCATTCATCCTTATCCGACGCAAGCGGAAGGTATTAAAAAGGCGGCGGATGCCTATCGGCGGACATTGTTGACACCGAATACCAAGCGCTTCTTGGGATTGCTGACAAAATTGTCTTGA
- a CDS encoding TVP38/TMEM64 family protein translates to MKNKLISTQKLQKIFKLGVLTLFAFSIAFWSNADPALAQESVNTQGFNPQEWLRNALQWIDSLGTFGAIAFIALYIIATVAFLPGSILTLGAGVVFGVVWGSLYVFIGATLGAIAAFLVGRYLARGWVAKKIADNKKFAAIDRAVGREGLKIVLLTRLSPIFPFNLLNYAFGITDVSLKDYFIGSVGMIPGTIMYVYIGSLAGNLAMIGTQTQPTNPTVQWAIRIIGFIATVAVTLYITRIARKALEQEVNG, encoded by the coding sequence ATGAAAAATAAACTTATATCTACTCAAAAATTGCAGAAAATTTTCAAATTAGGTGTCTTAACTTTATTTGCATTTAGTATTGCTTTTTGGTCAAATGCAGACCCTGCATTAGCACAAGAATCTGTGAATACGCAAGGATTCAATCCTCAAGAATGGTTGCGAAATGCCTTGCAGTGGATTGACAGCCTGGGTACATTCGGGGCGATCGCATTTATTGCCCTCTATATCATCGCTACCGTTGCTTTTTTGCCAGGTTCCATCCTCACCTTAGGTGCTGGCGTTGTCTTTGGTGTAGTTTGGGGTTCTCTCTACGTCTTCATCGGTGCAACCTTGGGGGCGATCGCCGCTTTCCTTGTCGGACGTTATTTAGCAAGGGGATGGGTAGCCAAGAAAATTGCAGATAACAAAAAATTTGCTGCAATTGACCGCGCAGTTGGTAGAGAAGGACTAAAAATTGTTCTGTTAACCCGTCTTTCCCCCATATTTCCTTTCAATTTATTAAACTACGCCTTTGGCATTACCGATGTTTCGCTCAAAGACTACTTCATCGGTTCTGTCGGTATGATCCCTGGAACAATCATGTACGTTTACATCGGTTCCTTGGCTGGAAATCTTGCCATGATTGGCACACAAACTCAACCTACCAACCCCACCGTTCAATGGGCAATTCGGATTATTGGTTTTATTGCTACAGTCGCCGTGACACTTTATATCACACGTATTGCCCGCAAAGCTTTAGAACAAGAGGTTAATGGTTAG
- a CDS encoding TVP38/TMEM64 family protein translates to MHQKHKRFLKPKLKLILLFCLVTTLLIVAKHLKLQEFLQTSITWIQSLGSFGAIAFILIYNLATLIFIPGSLLTLKGGCLFGFFWGCVYVLIAAILGATVAFLIGRYLSRDWVCRQLEKHPKFKAIDRAVAKEGFKIVLLTRLSPLFPFNLLNYAFGITQVSLKDYILGSIGMVPGTVMYVYIGSLAGNLAMIGTPTQPTTPATQIGQWVMQGIGFIATVAVSVYVTRVAQKSLKESVENN, encoded by the coding sequence ATGCACCAAAAACACAAACGCTTTCTCAAACCCAAACTCAAACTGATACTGTTATTTTGTCTGGTTACTACCCTGCTCATTGTTGCCAAACACTTGAAGCTTCAGGAATTTTTGCAGACATCTATTACCTGGATTCAAAGCCTTGGTTCATTTGGTGCGATAGCGTTTATTCTTATCTATAACTTGGCTACATTAATATTTATACCTGGTTCTCTACTGACACTAAAAGGTGGTTGTTTATTTGGCTTCTTTTGGGGGTGTGTTTATGTATTAATTGCAGCAATTTTGGGAGCAACTGTTGCATTTTTAATCGGACGTTATTTATCACGAGATTGGGTTTGCCGACAGTTAGAAAAACATCCTAAATTTAAAGCGATTGATCGAGCAGTTGCTAAAGAAGGATTCAAAATAGTCCTATTGACTCGCTTGTCTCCTCTCTTTCCATTTAACTTGTTAAATTATGCTTTCGGAATTACCCAGGTTTCGCTAAAAGACTATATCTTGGGTTCTATTGGCATGGTTCCAGGTACTGTGATGTACGTTTATATTGGTTCTCTTGCTGGCAACCTAGCAATGATTGGCACTCCCACTCAGCCAACTACTCCAGCAACTCAAATAGGGCAATGGGTGATGCAAGGAATTGGATTTATTGCTACTGTGGCGGTGAGTGTTTACGTAACAAGAGTAGCTCAAAAATCTCTCAAAGAAAGCGTGGAAAATAACTAG
- a CDS encoding TIGR04283 family arsenosugar biosynthesis glycosyltransferase: MPFYLTAPRLLKFPQFLVLLYGESTQVGATQKLSERENLCINIPRLSIIIPTLNEAENIKAALASTQPSTNVEVIVVDGGSKDKTVEIAKSVGVTVISSIAGRANQMNVGAVAASGDILLFLHADTRLPIGFDVMVRAALVQPGIVAGAFALRIDAEMGSLRLVEWGVNVRSRFLQMPYGDQAIFLTRQIFNEIGGFPELPIMEDFELMQRLKRLGKIAFISVPVITSARRWLQKGIWQTTLLNQIIIIAYYLGVSPMRIWSWYRREKLRRL, translated from the coding sequence ATGCCTTTCTACTTAACTGCGCCACGCCTCCTCAAATTCCCGCAATTTTTGGTGTTACTTTATGGAGAAAGTACTCAGGTAGGAGCAACACAAAAGTTGTCAGAACGTGAAAATCTTTGTATCAATATTCCCAGACTTTCTATTATCATCCCTACACTCAACGAGGCGGAGAATATCAAAGCTGCATTAGCTAGTACTCAACCCAGTACAAATGTTGAAGTAATTGTGGTGGATGGCGGTTCAAAAGATAAAACGGTAGAAATCGCTAAGTCTGTTGGTGTCACAGTCATCTCATCTATAGCCGGACGTGCTAACCAAATGAATGTAGGTGCTGTAGCTGCAAGCGGTGATATTTTGCTATTCCTTCATGCTGATACCCGTTTACCTATTGGTTTTGATGTTATGGTTCGCGCAGCATTAGTACAGCCTGGGATTGTAGCTGGTGCGTTTGCTTTGCGAATCGATGCAGAAATGGGGAGTTTGCGGCTGGTGGAATGGGGTGTGAATGTGCGATCGCGTTTTTTACAAATGCCCTACGGCGATCAAGCAATTTTTTTAACTAGACAGATATTTAACGAAATCGGTGGCTTTCCTGAATTACCTATTATGGAAGACTTTGAACTGATGCAGCGTTTAAAACGTCTAGGGAAAATTGCGTTTATTTCAGTGCCAGTTATTACATCAGCACGCCGCTGGCTGCAAAAAGGAATTTGGCAAACAACGCTGCTGAATCAAATAATCATTATTGCTTATTACCTGGGTGTCTCCCCCATGCGAATTTGGAGTTGGTATCGTCGGGAAAAACTTAGGAGACTTTAA
- a CDS encoding VOC family protein has protein sequence MQITQCLHTAILVTDLERSEHFYSTVLGLPKVERPMKFPGAWYQVGEYQIHLIVAPTVPTEPKHEKWGRNPHIAFLVSDLDAAKQQLLNYNCPIQPSASGRSALFTQDPDGNVIELGQQ, from the coding sequence ATGCAGATTACTCAGTGTCTTCACACAGCCATTCTCGTTACTGACTTAGAACGTTCCGAACATTTTTATAGCACTGTATTGGGACTACCCAAAGTCGAACGCCCAATGAAATTTCCTGGTGCTTGGTATCAAGTCGGCGAGTATCAAATTCACCTCATCGTTGCGCCAACCGTCCCAACTGAACCCAAACATGAAAAATGGGGACGCAATCCCCACATTGCTTTTTTAGTTTCCGACTTAGATGCCGCTAAACAGCAGCTCTTAAATTATAACTGTCCAATACAACCAAGTGCTTCTGGTCGCTCCGCTCTTTTTACCCAAGATCCGGATGGAAATGTGATTGAGTTAGGTCAGCAGTGA
- a CDS encoding recombinase family protein, translating to MKIFAYTYTDPLLETTPVSTSWGEWQVNRLYQDLGQRSQLQLLFTDCKTNPPDYLIVRRLEELGDTVEEVSDRLSQLETMGITLVAVEQGYNSADQFPNPRAELLKLLHEIQRQQHSHRIRQAHARNRLNACPPPGKAPYGYKKSKNKYILDRTTSPVVKDFFERFLLYGSLRGAVRYLAKKYGKKISVTTGRRWLTNPVYRGSTAYQNGEIISDTHTPVISKEEAAQVDRLLRRNSRLPSRTASAPRSLAGLVVCGECQSHMSIARVTIRNQDKEYLYLRPISCTKRPKCRAISYQEVLDSTIQAVCRDLPIAVAKMNSPQLDGIKNNLDNAIARQQEILNQLPTLIETGILDTETAKLRAYKLRTEISALQANLATLPPVNLCSVAVAVSIPQFWLDLSEAERRFYFREFIRQIELIRQDQEWELRVIFIF from the coding sequence ATGAAAATATTTGCTTACACCTACACCGATCCCCTCTTAGAAACTACTCCCGTGTCCACTAGTTGGGGAGAATGGCAGGTGAATCGACTTTATCAAGATTTAGGACAGCGATCGCAATTACAACTATTATTCACTGACTGCAAAACTAATCCTCCCGATTATCTGATCGTTCGCCGTTTGGAAGAATTGGGAGATACTGTTGAGGAAGTGAGCGATCGCCTTTCCCAACTGGAAACAATGGGGATCACCCTGGTTGCAGTTGAGCAAGGTTACAATTCTGCCGATCAATTCCCTAATCCCCGTGCTGAGTTACTAAAATTGCTACATGAAATTCAACGCCAGCAACACAGCCATCGTATCCGCCAAGCTCACGCCCGCAACCGTTTGAATGCTTGTCCCCCACCAGGGAAAGCACCTTACGGCTATAAGAAAAGTAAAAATAAATACATTTTAGACCGTACTACCTCCCCTGTAGTCAAGGATTTTTTTGAACGCTTTCTGCTTTATGGTTCACTACGCGGGGCAGTGCGTTACCTCGCGAAAAAATACGGCAAGAAAATTTCTGTCACCACCGGGCGTCGTTGGTTGACTAATCCAGTCTATCGAGGTAGTACTGCTTATCAGAATGGGGAAATTATCTCCGATACCCACACTCCTGTTATTTCAAAGGAAGAAGCAGCACAGGTTGATCGACTCTTGCGCCGCAACAGTCGTTTACCATCGCGAACTGCGAGTGCGCCGCGTTCTCTGGCGGGGTTGGTTGTCTGTGGGGAGTGTCAATCACACATGAGTATTGCTCGCGTCACCATCCGCAACCAAGATAAAGAGTATCTTTATTTGCGTCCTATCAGCTGCACCAAACGTCCTAAATGTCGTGCCATTTCCTACCAAGAAGTATTAGATAGCACTATTCAAGCAGTTTGTCGCGACTTGCCAATCGCGGTGGCAAAGATGAATTCTCCCCAGTTGGATGGGATAAAGAATAATTTAGACAATGCGATCGCTCGCCAGCAAGAAATACTCAATCAGTTACCTACTTTAATAGAAACTGGGATTTTAGATACAGAGACAGCTAAACTAAGAGCATACAAACTCCGCACCGAAATATCTGCACTGCAAGCAAATCTGGCAACCTTACCACCTGTAAATTTGTGTTCTGTTGCCGTTGCAGTTTCTATTCCCCAATTTTGGTTAGACTTATCAGAAGCAGAGCGACGATTTTATTTTCGCGAATTCATTCGCCAAATAGAACTTATTCGTCAAGATCAAGAATGGGAATTACGAGTTATTTTTATTTTTTGA
- a CDS encoding ribbon-helix-helix domain-containing protein, translated as MTDRRRSEDYKQVSGYVPVELAREFKSFCAREGLSQSDALEEMLREWLAQKASNSSKSEQANRPIAIADVVRANMTKLKRCGLKNLQVLAKGEVLPTPGDFAIIASTLGIPEEEQKMIWQRTFSSLSNDVSGVKDERECSESPKPTRLEL; from the coding sequence ATGACCGACAGAAGACGTTCTGAAGATTACAAGCAGGTCAGTGGTTACGTTCCGGTAGAGTTGGCACGGGAATTCAAGAGCTTCTGTGCTCGTGAGGGATTATCCCAAAGCGACGCATTAGAAGAGATGCTCCGTGAATGGCTAGCTCAAAAAGCTTCCAACTCTTCAAAATCCGAACAGGCAAATCGTCCGATCGCAATTGCCGATGTAGTTCGAGCCAACATGACAAAACTGAAGCGCTGCGGGTTAAAAAACTTGCAAGTGCTCGCCAAAGGGGAAGTTTTGCCCACACCAGGAGACTTTGCCATCATTGCATCTACTTTGGGTATCCCCGAGGAAGAACAAAAAATGATTTGGCAACGAACTTTTAGTTCCCTAAGTAATGATGTTAGTGGTGTGAAAGATGAGCGCGAGTGTTCTGAAAGTCCTAAACCAACCAGGTTGGAATTATAA
- a CDS encoding PAS domain-containing protein, translating into MSASVLKVLNQPGWNYKFSYDGVSILAPTKRDATHLAQSYGDALSETAAKINGKVRIGWRHCKRPIEFYGWMASQRPPTPAETAERILPLEGEVFCSQLRLPVGLLKRMIAAAESERPVSIVRKDNQKQIIINRRMSDMLQTPPEIATQRVMNRFWLPEDLAQLERRLRQESRFTMTYRGGLNEQTWAILTTQFESFEVDGIWYRQGTTLATPQLIPIPPEACAQA; encoded by the coding sequence ATGAGCGCGAGTGTTCTGAAAGTCCTAAACCAACCAGGTTGGAATTATAAATTTTCCTACGATGGGGTTTCAATTCTTGCCCCTACCAAGCGAGATGCCACGCACCTTGCCCAAAGCTACGGAGATGCTCTCAGCGAAACCGCAGCAAAAATCAATGGTAAGGTGCGGATCGGTTGGAGACACTGCAAACGACCCATAGAATTTTACGGGTGGATGGCGTCCCAAAGACCGCCTACACCCGCCGAAACTGCCGAGCGGATCTTACCTCTAGAGGGTGAAGTATTTTGCAGTCAGTTGCGATTACCAGTAGGGTTGTTAAAGCGAATGATTGCTGCTGCTGAAAGTGAGCGTCCAGTTAGTATTGTCAGAAAGGATAACCAAAAGCAAATCATTATTAACAGACGCATGTCTGATATGTTACAGACTCCCCCTGAGATTGCTACTCAAAGGGTAATGAATAGATTTTGGCTACCTGAAGATTTGGCGCAACTGGAACGAAGATTGCGTCAAGAGAGCCGATTCACTATGACTTACCGTGGTGGGCTAAACGAGCAAACTTGGGCAATCCTCACAACCCAATTCGAGAGTTTTGAGGTTGATGGCATCTGGTATAGACAGGGAACCACCTTGGCAACTCCTCAGCTTATACCGATTCCGCCAGAGGCTTGTGCTCAGGCTTGA
- a CDS encoding IMS domain-containing protein — protein sequence MRIPLDYYRILGLPLAASEEQLRQAHGDRIVQLPRREYSQAAINSRKQLIEEAYVVLSDPKERRAYDQLYLAHAYGSEGNRNAAVALENRTGDRYDVLESHSLSIDISQDELVGALLILQELGEYELVLKLGHPYLVNNSTTAVKTGNFLERDEFGELTPEKADIVLTVALACLELGREEWQQGHYDNAAASLETGDGLLAKHSLFPHIRAEIQSDLCRLRPYRILELLALPEEKAAERRQGLQLLQEVLDERGGIDGTGDDQSGLNIDDFLRFIQQLRNYLTVAEQHKLFEAESQRPSGVATYLAVYALVARGFTQRQPALIHQAKQMLMRLSKRQDVHLEQSLCALLLGQTEEASRALELSQEYEALAFIRENSRNSPDWLPGLCLYGERWLQSEVFPNFRDLENQRASLKDYFADQRVQTYLEQLPLSAETLEEGATINRQSYPHTQTNPQNRHSDRSIVYRQFPNNRANVGKVPEAPSYNRSEYSQYSPSHFPPSPPTSTTEDTQVETPVARFPSAERIGRINSHYVNNPAKTPVPSRPQTQRRRKYSPGASHGGRTWEQRPIATRRRRSVSRNLKVKRLLWIVLAAVASILALLLMISTTVRWLNNLFSPAPVLKGKPLVVQLNEPPVPIPDRDSQPHFSEGPLTATTAEEIVQTWLATKAAALGPSHEIDDLENILADSALAQWQLIAQEEKKNNRYRKYEHSIKVERLDANPTDNNTAAVEASVTEAADFYENGQINRQKSYNETVRVRYNLIRQYGEWRIREMSVVNKVS from the coding sequence GTGCGAATTCCGCTAGATTACTACCGAATTTTAGGACTACCTTTGGCGGCAAGTGAGGAACAATTGCGGCAGGCACATGGCGATCGCATTGTGCAACTGCCGCGACGCGAGTATTCCCAGGCAGCGATTAATTCTCGCAAACAACTTATTGAAGAAGCTTACGTGGTTTTATCAGATCCGAAAGAACGCAGAGCCTACGATCAACTATATTTAGCTCATGCCTATGGTTCAGAGGGCAATCGCAATGCTGCCGTAGCGCTAGAAAATCGTACTGGCGATCGCTATGATGTTCTTGAATCCCACAGCCTCAGCATTGACATTAGCCAAGACGAATTAGTTGGTGCTTTACTGATTTTGCAAGAGTTAGGAGAGTACGAACTAGTACTGAAACTAGGTCATCCATACCTGGTAAATAACAGTACTACAGCCGTCAAAACAGGCAACTTTCTAGAAAGAGACGAATTTGGTGAACTAACTCCGGAAAAGGCAGATATTGTTCTCACTGTTGCTCTTGCCTGTTTAGAATTGGGTCGGGAAGAATGGCAACAAGGTCACTACGACAATGCCGCCGCATCCCTGGAAACAGGTGATGGACTTTTAGCAAAGCATAGTTTATTCCCGCACATTCGGGCTGAAATTCAGTCAGACCTTTGTAGACTGCGGCCATATCGAATTTTAGAGTTACTTGCACTACCAGAAGAAAAAGCTGCCGAACGCCGCCAAGGTTTGCAATTATTACAAGAGGTTTTAGACGAGCGCGGTGGCATTGATGGTACTGGAGACGATCAATCTGGTCTAAACATAGATGACTTTCTGCGCTTTATTCAGCAGTTGCGTAACTACTTAACAGTTGCAGAACAACATAAATTATTTGAAGCAGAAAGTCAGCGTCCTTCTGGTGTAGCTACATACTTGGCTGTTTACGCGTTAGTAGCACGGGGATTTACTCAACGTCAACCTGCTTTGATTCATCAGGCAAAACAGATGCTGATGCGTCTGAGCAAACGTCAAGATGTGCATCTAGAACAGTCGTTATGTGCTTTATTATTGGGGCAAACTGAAGAAGCTAGCCGTGCCTTAGAACTGAGTCAGGAGTATGAAGCCCTAGCTTTTATTCGGGAAAATTCTCGCAACTCTCCTGACTGGCTGCCGGGTCTGTGTTTATATGGTGAACGGTGGTTGCAAAGCGAAGTTTTTCCCAACTTCCGAGATTTAGAAAATCAGCGGGCTTCTCTGAAAGATTATTTTGCTGACCAACGGGTACAAACTTATTTAGAGCAACTACCTTTGTCAGCAGAAACCCTTGAAGAAGGGGCAACAATCAACCGCCAGTCATATCCCCATACACAGACAAATCCTCAGAATCGTCACAGCGATCGCAGCATAGTTTATCGACAATTTCCTAATAACAGAGCCAATGTAGGAAAAGTTCCCGAAGCACCAAGTTACAACAGATCTGAATATTCACAATACTCGCCATCTCACTTTCCGCCATCACCCCCTACTTCAACAACTGAAGATACACAAGTAGAAACGCCCGTCGCACGCTTTCCCAGTGCCGAACGTATTGGCAGAATTAATAGTCATTACGTCAATAATCCAGCTAAAACTCCTGTACCCTCCCGACCTCAAACGCAAAGAAGGCGTAAATACTCTCCTGGTGCTAGTCATGGAGGACGTACTTGGGAACAGCGTCCGATCGCTACACGTCGGCGGCGATCTGTTAGTCGCAACCTTAAAGTCAAACGGTTGTTGTGGATAGTGTTGGCTGCTGTGGCAAGTATATTAGCGTTATTGCTGATGATTTCAACCACTGTGAGATGGTTAAATAATCTATTTTCACCAGCACCAGTTTTAAAAGGTAAACCGTTGGTTGTACAACTAAACGAACCACCAGTACCTATTCCTGACCGTGACAGCCAACCACATTTTTCGGAAGGGCCTCTGACAGCAACAACGGCAGAGGAAATTGTTCAGACTTGGCTGGCAACTAAAGCAGCAGCTTTGGGGCCAAGTCATGAAATCGATGATTTAGAGAATATTTTAGCGGATTCAGCCCTCGCTCAATGGCAACTCATTGCTCAAGAGGAAAAGAAAAATAATCGCTATCGCAAGTACGAGCACAGTATCAAAGTGGAAAGATTAGACGCCAATCCCACGGATAACAATACTGCTGCTGTTGAAGCTTCTGTAACTGAAGCGGCTGATTTTTACGAAAACGGTCAAATTAATCGGCAGAAGTCTTATAACGAGACAGTACGAGTTAGGTATAACTTGATTCGGCAGTATGGCGAGTGGCGTATTCGCGAAATGTCTGTAGTCAATAAAGTAAGTTAA